One segment of Nostoc piscinale CENA21 DNA contains the following:
- a CDS encoding Uma2 family endonuclease, whose product MVALPDRIFISADEYLIWEPTQEQRYEYWDGEVVAMSGGTRNHNRVSGNFFKLLDDALGDRTCEVYIVDVKVQVEPGQKYFYPDVVVTCDERDDDPQLIQFPCLIIEVLSPSTEASDRGKKFAAYRQSPTLQEYVLVQVTQPGVEVFRRNEQGKWVLSDYNLDNTLLLESVNVEIAIADLYRQVQFEAEADNS is encoded by the coding sequence ATGGTTGCTTTACCCGATCGCATTTTCATCAGCGCAGACGAATATCTAATTTGGGAACCTACCCAAGAACAACGCTACGAATATTGGGATGGTGAAGTTGTCGCCATGAGTGGTGGGACGCGCAACCATAATCGGGTGTCGGGAAATTTCTTCAAACTTTTAGATGATGCTTTAGGCGATCGCACCTGTGAGGTATACATTGTAGATGTAAAGGTGCAGGTAGAACCAGGACAGAAATATTTTTATCCTGATGTGGTAGTGACTTGCGATGAGCGGGATGATGATCCACAATTGATACAGTTTCCCTGCTTAATTATCGAAGTACTTTCACCTTCAACGGAAGCATCTGATCGGGGTAAAAAATTTGCTGCATATCGTCAATCTCCAACCTTGCAAGAATATGTATTAGTACAAGTAACACAACCGGGTGTGGAAGTATTTCGCCGCAACGAACAGGGAAAATGGGTATTGTCAGATTATAATTTAGACAACACATTGCTACTAGAATCGGTAAATGTAGAAATAGCGATCGCTGATTTATATCGACAAGTTCAATTTGAGGCTGAAGCGGATAACAGTTAG
- a CDS encoding S8 family serine peptidase gives MSDRINSSDLPTTGVPASNLGFVLQRGGEELVLEKATDRFTIRPANDFTPQQLSQVSWGIWQRSIPQAQLELFKVAPAQLDAAMAQARAAENVAFASHVYTIKNNPGTFVYLGDQITIQFLEEIAAPRINAIASAYSLIPDKPVLGIPNTFVFLVSKQATDNPIKITNQLQGLKEVLAAEPNIIINSETHYKPRDPLYTQQWYLNHSGGEDLVLGSHISVEKAWDITRGVRSVVVAVVDDSFDLNHPDFQGSGKVVAPRDLKQNDFLPLPDARETSHGTACAGVAIAEENGSGIVGVAPGCAFMPIRTTGYLDDESVEQIFNWAIDKGASVISCSWGASAVYFPLSLRQRAAITRAATKGRKGKGCVICFAAGNANRPINGSVIEQTWPDKILQGKTEWLSGFAVHPDVITVAASTSLNKKAAYSNWGDSIAVCAPSNNAPPGMSFPEKGYVYTQPAIAAYLNGLGVFTTDQLGAAGYDKGNFTSSFGGTSSATPVVAGVAALVLSANPDLTAQQVKRILQETTDKIVDPNPDPQLGLKGGTYNGNGHSQWFGYGKVNAAKAVQVAKQMREGTSLVSQQLRVSNPNSVGIPDNDRQGVKSAIAINEDIVVKDIQVSVNVSHDFLGDVEIYLIAPNNQSVLLQNRTLGRRTNSQMTYNVRSHPALKQLLSISGQGRWQLWLIDAAPQDVGRLNSWELVIGN, from the coding sequence ATGAGCGATCGCATTAATTCCTCTGATCTTCCAACCACAGGTGTACCAGCCAGCAATTTGGGATTTGTTCTGCAACGCGGTGGTGAAGAATTAGTGTTAGAAAAAGCAACAGACCGTTTCACCATCCGCCCAGCTAACGATTTTACACCTCAACAATTATCTCAGGTAAGTTGGGGCATTTGGCAGCGAAGTATTCCCCAAGCACAACTAGAATTATTTAAAGTTGCACCCGCCCAGTTAGATGCGGCGATGGCTCAAGCCCGCGCAGCGGAAAATGTAGCCTTTGCCAGCCATGTTTACACTATTAAAAATAATCCTGGGACTTTTGTTTACTTGGGCGACCAAATTACTATTCAATTTTTAGAAGAGATAGCAGCGCCTAGAATTAATGCGATCGCCAGTGCATATAGTTTAATTCCAGATAAGCCTGTTCTGGGCATCCCTAACACTTTCGTATTTTTGGTTAGTAAACAAGCTACAGACAACCCAATTAAAATTACTAACCAACTGCAAGGACTCAAAGAAGTGTTAGCTGCTGAACCTAACATTATCATTAATAGCGAAACACACTACAAACCCCGTGACCCGCTTTATACCCAACAGTGGTACTTAAACCATAGCGGCGGTGAGGATTTAGTATTAGGTTCCCATATCTCAGTCGAAAAAGCTTGGGATATTACTCGCGGTGTCCGTTCTGTTGTTGTGGCTGTGGTGGATGATTCTTTTGATTTGAATCATCCTGATTTTCAAGGTTCAGGTAAAGTTGTTGCCCCTAGAGATTTGAAACAAAATGATTTTCTACCTTTACCAGATGCTAGAGAAACTAGCCACGGGACAGCTTGCGCTGGGGTAGCCATTGCGGAAGAAAATGGTTCTGGTATTGTGGGGGTGGCTCCTGGTTGTGCATTTATGCCCATCCGTACTACTGGTTATTTAGATGATGAATCTGTTGAGCAAATTTTTAATTGGGCAATTGACAAGGGTGCAAGTGTAATTTCTTGCAGTTGGGGAGCTTCGGCTGTGTATTTCCCCTTGTCTTTGCGGCAACGGGCGGCCATTACCCGCGCAGCCACCAAAGGCAGGAAAGGAAAAGGATGTGTGATTTGTTTTGCTGCTGGTAATGCCAACCGTCCAATTAATGGTAGTGTGATTGAACAAACTTGGCCTGATAAAATTTTACAAGGTAAAACCGAATGGCTCAGTGGTTTTGCGGTACATCCTGATGTGATTACTGTTGCGGCTTCCACTAGTTTGAATAAGAAAGCGGCTTACAGTAATTGGGGAGATAGTATTGCTGTATGTGCGCCTAGTAATAATGCGCCGCCAGGAATGTCATTTCCAGAAAAGGGTTATGTGTATACACAACCTGCGATCGCTGCTTATCTTAACGGGTTGGGTGTATTCACCACTGACCAATTAGGAGCCGCAGGTTACGACAAAGGCAATTTTACTAGTAGTTTTGGTGGGACTTCTAGTGCTACGCCTGTGGTGGCTGGAGTAGCGGCTTTAGTTTTATCGGCGAATCCCGATTTAACTGCTCAACAAGTTAAACGCATCTTACAAGAAACTACTGATAAAATAGTTGACCCGAATCCCGACCCGCAATTAGGTCTCAAAGGGGGGACTTACAATGGTAATGGTCATTCCCAATGGTTTGGCTATGGCAAAGTCAACGCCGCTAAAGCCGTCCAAGTTGCCAAGCAAATGCGAGAAGGCACATCACTTGTGAGCCAACAGTTGCGGGTGAGTAATCCCAACTCTGTAGGCATTCCAGATAATGATCGCCAAGGTGTAAAAAGTGCGATCGCCATTAACGAGGATATCGTAGTTAAAGATATTCAAGTAAGTGTGAATGTCTCGCACGATTTTTTAGGCGATGTAGAAATTTACTTAATAGCGCCGAATAATCAGTCAGTTTTGTTACAAAACCGGACTTTAGGCAGACGGACTAACTCGCAGATGACTTATAATGTGCGATCGCATCCAGCCCTCAAGCAGTTACTATCCATATCTGGGCAAGGGCGCTGGCAATTGTGGCTCATCGATGCTGCACCACAAGATGTTGGTAGATTAAACAGTTGGGAATTAGTTATTGGTAATTAA
- a CDS encoding BolA family protein, giving the protein MISPQQIEAMIKAELPDAQIQVQDLTGGGDHYQVTVVSSQFAGKGLVQQHQLVYGALRQAMSTEAIHALAVKTFTPETWQTTTS; this is encoded by the coding sequence ATGATTAGTCCGCAGCAGATTGAAGCTATGATCAAGGCGGAACTGCCAGACGCTCAGATACAAGTACAAGACTTAACAGGTGGCGGAGACCACTATCAAGTTACAGTCGTATCATCGCAGTTTGCAGGTAAAGGACTAGTGCAACAACATCAGCTAGTTTATGGCGCGTTGCGGCAAGCTATGTCCACAGAAGCAATTCACGCCTTGGCAGTTAAAACATTTACGCCAGAAACTTGGCAAACAACCACTTCATGA
- the grxD gene encoding Grx4 family monothiol glutaredoxin has translation MSPEVKERIENLIKQNKIFVFMKGTKLMPQCGFSNNVVQILNTLGVPFETFNVLEDAEIRQGIKEYSNWPTIPQVYINGEFVGGSDILIEMYQKGSLQETVEVALAS, from the coding sequence ATGTCACCAGAAGTCAAAGAGAGAATTGAGAACTTAATTAAGCAAAACAAAATCTTTGTTTTCATGAAGGGAACTAAGTTAATGCCTCAATGTGGTTTTTCTAACAACGTTGTCCAAATCCTCAATACATTGGGTGTTCCCTTCGAGACGTTTAATGTTCTTGAGGATGCTGAAATTCGTCAAGGCATTAAAGAATATTCCAACTGGCCGACTATTCCCCAAGTTTATATTAACGGTGAATTCGTTGGTGGTTCCGACATCCTCATTGAAATGTACCAAAAGGGATCATTGCAGGAAACAGTGGAAGTTGCTCTAGCTTCGTAA
- a CDS encoding DUF6761 family protein, whose product MLQDTQTIRYYQRLTDAFVELWNRGYRMDDMRMYLDGYLAALRHGNAIEPYLIHRLEEEASRYLYDASNFAMPEPQPQHDYY is encoded by the coding sequence ATGCTTCAAGACACACAAACCATCCGTTATTACCAAAGACTCACAGACGCCTTCGTCGAGCTATGGAATCGCGGTTATCGTATGGACGATATGCGGATGTATTTGGATGGATATCTAGCCGCACTGCGACATGGCAACGCTATCGAGCCATACCTGATTCATCGTCTAGAAGAGGAAGCCAGCCGCTACTTGTACGATGCATCAAATTTTGCAATGCCGGAACCACAACCACAACACGATTACTACTAA
- a CDS encoding response regulator transcription factor: MGSVCIEIVEGNPHLRSLLGWHLQQLEYRVNQAASIYQAREVFLTHQPTLVILDADLPDGDGIEFCRWLHRQQQPLILMLSARSNEADVVAGLKAGADDYLSKPFGMQEFLARVEALIRRKRTPTAPAYLDYGTLQIDLVQRRVRFQGEFIDLTPQEFSLLYVLAQAGGVPLSRSELLRRAWPDAIDNPRTIDTHVLSLRKKVELDPRQPSLIQTIRNVGYRFNMEILNANLPQSQTKLAKERFSNQRPTLTTQR, from the coding sequence GTGGGTTCGGTTTGTATTGAAATCGTTGAGGGGAATCCCCATCTAAGGTCGTTGCTGGGTTGGCACTTGCAACAGTTAGAGTATAGGGTAAATCAAGCTGCCAGCATTTATCAAGCAAGAGAAGTGTTTTTAACCCATCAACCAACTCTAGTGATTCTAGATGCGGATCTGCCTGATGGAGATGGTATCGAGTTTTGCCGTTGGTTGCATCGTCAGCAACAGCCTTTAATCTTAATGCTGTCTGCACGTAGCAACGAAGCGGATGTGGTCGCAGGACTAAAGGCGGGGGCCGATGATTACCTCAGCAAACCTTTTGGTATGCAGGAATTTTTGGCTAGGGTTGAGGCATTAATTCGCCGCAAACGCACGCCGACTGCACCAGCTTATTTAGACTATGGCACTTTACAAATTGATTTAGTGCAGCGTCGTGTCCGATTCCAAGGGGAGTTTATCGATTTAACACCCCAGGAATTTAGTTTGTTGTATGTGTTGGCGCAAGCTGGCGGAGTACCTTTGTCTCGCTCAGAATTGCTGCGTCGTGCTTGGCCAGATGCAATTGACAACCCGCGCACGATAGACACTCATGTTTTATCGCTACGCAAAAAAGTAGAACTTGATCCCCGCCAACCTAGTTTGATTCAAACTATTCGGAATGTGGGATACAGATTTAACATGGAAATTTTGAATGCCAATCTTCCCCAATCACAAACAAAGTTAGCAAAAGAACGGTTTAGTAATCAACGTCCAACACTTACTACTCAACGGTGA
- a CDS encoding ABC transporter ATP-binding protein translates to MDNLTPQAQLRLEQVNLFTKLKSNHQGYPILQNISFQVFPGERIAIAGVTGAGKTSLLRLINRLTEPSSGKIYLDNQEYRQIPAIQLRQAVTLVLQESKLLGMTVQQALEYPLVLRGMPKQTIQQRVSHWVEQLHIPNDWLAKNELQLSSGQRQLVAIARALIIQPKILLLDEPTSALDVGTASHLMQIFIQLAETQQTTILMVNHQLDLAQMFCTRLLHLHQGQLLADKPASEVDLVSLQASLTQAETQAAEEWI, encoded by the coding sequence GTGGATAATCTCACTCCACAAGCCCAACTCCGGCTTGAGCAAGTTAATCTATTTACCAAACTAAAAAGCAATCACCAAGGATACCCAATCTTACAGAATATTTCCTTTCAAGTATTCCCTGGTGAAAGAATTGCGATCGCTGGCGTAACTGGTGCTGGCAAAACCTCACTACTACGCCTAATAAACCGCTTAACTGAACCTAGTAGTGGCAAAATCTATCTAGACAATCAAGAATACCGCCAAATCCCAGCCATCCAACTACGCCAAGCGGTGACACTGGTGTTGCAAGAGTCAAAGCTACTGGGGATGACAGTCCAGCAAGCCTTGGAATATCCTTTAGTTTTGCGCGGAATGCCCAAACAGACGATTCAGCAACGAGTTAGCCATTGGGTGGAACAATTGCATATTCCTAACGACTGGTTAGCTAAGAATGAGTTACAGTTGTCATCTGGTCAAAGGCAATTAGTTGCGATCGCTCGTGCTTTAATCATCCAACCCAAAATCTTACTATTAGATGAGCCAACATCGGCCTTGGATGTAGGTACAGCCTCTCATCTGATGCAAATCTTCATTCAACTAGCCGAAACCCAACAAACTACAATTTTGATGGTCAATCACCAGTTAGATTTAGCCCAAATGTTTTGTACCAGGCTGTTACACCTGCACCAAGGCCAGTTGTTAGCAGACAAACCCGCCTCAGAGGTAGATTTAGTCAGTTTACAAGCAAGTTTGACTCAGGCAGAAACTCAAGCCGCAGAAGAATGGATTTAA
- a CDS encoding DUF4079 domain-containing protein: MHLPSFLWLWKIAAWSMGLSLLAYVMLAVTGIWMWQARTSQSMPSLPGFPVSRGGVRLLHYTMGISMVSLVLLLLAIGIIGTLGHFGSLGHSSHLPAGLIVVFLVLISAVSATQIHPRRPWIRTLHITVNVILCAAFAWVSWTGWTVVQKYLP, encoded by the coding sequence ATGCACCTACCCTCTTTTCTCTGGCTGTGGAAAATCGCTGCTTGGTCAATGGGCTTATCGCTGTTGGCTTATGTCATGTTAGCTGTCACCGGGATATGGATGTGGCAAGCGAGAACTTCTCAATCTATGCCTAGTTTGCCTGGGTTTCCTGTGAGTCGTGGGGGAGTGCGATTGCTCCACTATACAATGGGCATTAGTATGGTGAGTTTAGTGTTATTGTTATTGGCGATCGGCATTATCGGCACATTAGGTCATTTTGGTTCATTAGGACATTCATCACACTTGCCTGCTGGGCTAATAGTAGTATTTTTAGTTTTAATATCTGCCGTCAGTGCCACGCAAATTCACCCTAGAAGACCTTGGATAAGAACTTTACACATCACTGTCAATGTTATTCTCTGCGCCGCCTTTGCTTGGGTATCCTGGACTGGCTGGACTGTGGTACAGAAGTATTTACCTTAA
- a CDS encoding DUF1830 domain-containing protein: protein MAQILDSLPPEQSGKILCCYVNATSKIQVARISNIANWYFERVVFPGQRLVFEAPVEAQMEIHTGMMASAILSDTIPCDRLALQEPTSSDFNTESSTLDPISKKPIVQSINTKSGDTTKPLTIAG from the coding sequence ATGGCTCAAATACTAGATTCTCTACCACCTGAGCAATCGGGGAAAATTCTCTGCTGCTACGTTAATGCCACGAGCAAAATCCAGGTGGCTCGCATCTCTAACATCGCTAACTGGTACTTTGAAAGGGTTGTATTTCCTGGGCAGCGCCTCGTGTTTGAAGCCCCAGTAGAAGCTCAAATGGAGATTCATACAGGGATGATGGCAAGTGCAATTTTATCGGATACGATTCCGTGCGATCGCCTTGCACTCCAAGAACCAACCAGTAGTGATTTTAATACCGAATCATCTACTCTCGACCCTATCAGTAAAAAACCCATAGTTCAGTCAATTAATACCAAAAGCGGAGATACAACAAAACCTTTAACAATCGCTGGTTAA
- a CDS encoding photosystem II high light acclimation radical SAM protein gives MIENRILYVRLPCNPIFPIGVVYLCDHVHKLFPNIEQRIFDLGTVPPLDYAAALDRCIDEFKPTLLVFSWRDIQIYAPVGGRGGNPLQNAFEFYYAKNPLIKLRGALGGLRIFIAYYVELWRNLGLIKRGLKRAQKYHTDARAVVGGGAVSVFYEQLGKSLPSGTIISVGEGETLLEKLLSGKEFHDERCYVVGEDKPRQRLIHEQPTPLQKTACNYDYIESVWPEFNYYLQDKDFYIGVQTKRGCPHNCCYCVYTVVEGKQVRINPAEEVVAEMRQLYNRGVRNFWFTDAQFIPARRYINDAIELLQAIVDSGMTDIHWAAYIRADNLTPELCDLMAKTGMNYFEIGITSGSQELVRKMRMGYNLRTVLQNCRDLKAAGFNDLVSVNYSFNVIDERPETIRQTIAYHRELERIFGADKVEPAIFFIGLQPHTHLEEYAFKEGILKPGYNPMSLMPWTAKKLLWNPEPLGSFFGEVCLQAWRQNPNDFGREVMKILEEKLGCAELEQALSAPIEPKEKLLAGIS, from the coding sequence ATGATCGAAAATCGCATTCTCTACGTTCGCCTTCCTTGTAACCCCATTTTTCCCATTGGGGTGGTTTATCTTTGTGATCATGTCCACAAGCTATTCCCGAATATCGAACAGCGCATTTTTGATTTGGGGACAGTCCCGCCTTTAGACTATGCTGCGGCGTTAGATCGCTGTATCGATGAGTTTAAACCCACGCTACTAGTATTTTCTTGGCGGGATATTCAAATTTATGCCCCTGTTGGTGGACGTGGTGGCAACCCGTTGCAAAACGCTTTTGAATTTTATTACGCGAAAAATCCCCTCATCAAATTACGTGGGGCTTTGGGCGGGTTACGCATCTTTATTGCCTACTATGTAGAGTTGTGGCGTAACTTGGGATTAATCAAGCGCGGCTTAAAACGCGCCCAAAAATATCACACTGATGCGCGTGCAGTGGTTGGCGGTGGTGCAGTCAGCGTATTTTATGAACAGTTGGGTAAAAGCTTACCTTCCGGCACAATTATTTCTGTGGGCGAAGGCGAAACCTTACTCGAAAAACTCTTGAGTGGTAAAGAATTTCATGATGAACGCTGTTATGTAGTTGGGGAAGACAAACCACGCCAACGCCTCATTCACGAACAACCCACCCCATTACAAAAAACCGCTTGTAACTACGACTATATCGAAAGCGTCTGGCCAGAGTTTAACTATTATCTGCAAGACAAAGACTTTTATATCGGTGTGCAAACCAAGCGCGGTTGTCCGCATAACTGCTGCTACTGTGTTTATACCGTGGTGGAAGGTAAACAAGTACGTATAAATCCTGCCGAGGAAGTTGTAGCGGAAATGCGGCAACTATATAATCGCGGTGTACGTAACTTTTGGTTTACCGATGCCCAATTTATTCCAGCGCGGAGATATATCAATGATGCCATTGAATTATTACAGGCGATCGTTGATTCTGGGATGACAGATATTCATTGGGCAGCATACATCAGAGCCGATAATTTAACACCCGAATTGTGCGACTTAATGGCCAAAACCGGGATGAACTATTTTGAAATCGGCATTACCAGTGGTTCTCAAGAACTGGTACGCAAAATGCGGATGGGCTACAACCTGCGGACTGTCTTACAAAACTGTCGTGATTTAAAAGCAGCCGGGTTTAACGATTTAGTTTCTGTCAATTATTCCTTTAATGTAATTGACGAACGTCCCGAAACAATTCGCCAAACCATCGCCTACCACCGCGAACTAGAACGCATTTTTGGTGCAGATAAAGTTGAACCTGCGATTTTCTTTATCGGACTGCAACCCCACACCCATTTAGAAGAATATGCCTTTAAAGAAGGCATCCTCAAACCAGGGTACAATCCTATGAGCTTGATGCCGTGGACAGCGAAAAAACTGCTGTGGAACCCTGAACCCCTCGGTTCTTTTTTTGGTGAAGTCTGCTTACAAGCTTGGCGACAAAATCCCAATGACTTCGGACGAGAAGTTATGAAGATTTTAGAGGAAAAGCTAGGTTGTGCGGAATTAGAACAAGCACTATCCGCACCAATTGAGCCAAAAGAAAAACTGTTAGCAGGCATATCATAG
- a CDS encoding DICT sensory domain-containing protein has product MLESILQQLETAHRHSTRPIRFGVYYKNTLVALCHALEDHILADQDQPLVITAFQRGKWYLQEAERYADIAKFSREIVIMASPDAGFAEHPTSKLPNVDLVALDSPDPVAQEWHLIILSPGYTAMVLCQELSEADYGAGGLPGSDLERKFYGLWTFEPELVKETAELAIAHIQKYNPELAAKLTTHQQAIQSSLVTPEDLSTVVSRVVDYLQTGQENLSTPTALRQKALDSNLLSNEIQAFLRMAQLIDLADINNPMAATEVVALCEAMGQLLELPAWQIKRLRLAGLLHRIDPLQKAESILSPGTSSSYTEQAPSCPLTCPLVPGAQVLRTMPRLRAVAQLITHQTEWWDGTGEPAGLAGDEIPLESRILALVAEFQWRVNQIKSANQSREEIFVQALEQCRQQQSTRFDPKLIDALTLLVMGLQQGLDLPVMTTKASNGMWLLDSRWDSHSKSSEEIGSYPQ; this is encoded by the coding sequence ATGTTAGAGTCGATTTTACAACAGTTGGAAACCGCCCATCGCCATAGCACTAGACCAATTCGATTTGGGGTGTATTATAAAAACACTTTAGTTGCTTTGTGTCATGCTCTCGAAGACCACATTTTAGCTGATCAGGATCAACCCTTGGTAATTACAGCTTTCCAACGTGGTAAATGGTATTTGCAAGAAGCCGAAAGATATGCAGACATAGCTAAATTTAGTCGGGAAATAGTAATTATGGCTTCACCCGATGCTGGCTTTGCAGAACATCCTACTAGCAAATTACCCAATGTAGACTTAGTAGCCTTAGATTCACCTGATCCGGTAGCGCAGGAATGGCATTTAATTATTCTGTCACCTGGATACACAGCAATGGTACTTTGTCAAGAATTATCTGAGGCTGATTATGGTGCAGGTGGGCTACCAGGTTCTGATTTAGAACGGAAATTCTACGGGTTGTGGACTTTTGAACCGGAGTTAGTGAAAGAAACAGCAGAATTAGCGATCGCTCATATTCAAAAATACAACCCAGAACTCGCCGCCAAACTCACTACTCATCAACAAGCAATCCAATCTAGTCTTGTTACTCCAGAAGACTTAAGTACAGTAGTCTCTCGCGTTGTTGATTACCTACAAACTGGGCAAGAAAACTTATCAACTCCAACAGCATTGCGTCAAAAAGCCTTAGATAGCAACTTGTTATCTAACGAAATTCAGGCATTTTTGCGGATGGCGCAGTTGATAGATTTAGCAGATATCAACAACCCAATGGCAGCGACGGAAGTTGTCGCCCTTTGTGAAGCGATGGGGCAATTATTAGAACTACCAGCTTGGCAAATCAAAAGATTGCGCTTGGCAGGTTTATTACATCGCATAGATCCGCTACAAAAAGCCGAAAGTATTCTGAGTCCAGGAACATCCAGCAGTTATACAGAACAAGCCCCCAGTTGTCCCTTAACCTGTCCCCTTGTACCTGGCGCACAGGTATTGCGAACTATGCCTAGGCTACGAGCTGTTGCTCAACTTATCACTCACCAAACCGAGTGGTGGGATGGAACAGGCGAACCCGCAGGTTTAGCCGGCGATGAAATTCCCTTAGAATCCAGAATTTTGGCCTTAGTTGCCGAGTTTCAATGGCGAGTCAATCAAATTAAATCAGCTAATCAAAGTCGGGAAGAAATATTTGTTCAAGCTTTAGAACAATGCCGACAACAACAATCAACTCGCTTTGACCCTAAACTAATAGATGCCCTAACTTTGTTAGTCATGGGTTTGCAACAAGGGCTAGACTTACCTGTAATGACAACCAAAGCCAGCAACGGTATGTGGTTACTTGATTCGCGCTGGGATAGCCATAGCAAGAGTAGTGAGGAGATTGGTAGTTACCCCCAATGA
- a CDS encoding pentapeptide repeat-containing protein: protein MNIEAIKSGTLKQLPGVNLEDEELCKLDLSRINFAGATLVGTNFRGSKLEGGHLEGANLMGANLQETDLRANLMGANLMQADLTSADLRGSNLRGANLMGATLSDVSLAGAFLSGANLMNVNLQGVDLRGADLRGANLTGANLKGADLSRADLQGTLLSEANLEEADLRGANLAGANFTGANLLCAELEGANLSGVKLDKACLVGTVIEKGL from the coding sequence ATGAACATTGAAGCTATTAAATCAGGAACCCTTAAACAACTCCCAGGGGTAAATTTAGAAGACGAGGAACTCTGTAAACTCGATTTAAGCCGGATTAATTTTGCAGGTGCTACTCTAGTTGGCACTAATTTTAGGGGTTCCAAGCTGGAAGGCGGACACTTAGAAGGAGCCAATTTAATGGGGGCGAACCTGCAAGAAACTGACTTGCGGGCGAATTTGATGGGCGCAAACTTGATGCAAGCCGACTTAACCAGTGCTGACTTGCGCGGTAGTAATTTACGCGGCGCTAACCTCATGGGCGCAACCCTGAGTGATGTCTCGTTAGCAGGTGCTTTTTTAAGTGGTGCGAATTTGATGAACGTCAACTTACAAGGCGTTGATTTGCGCGGTGCTGACTTGCGTGGTGCTAACTTGACTGGAGCAAATCTCAAAGGCGCAGACTTAAGCCGCGCTGACTTACAAGGAACACTGTTGAGTGAGGCAAATCTGGAAGAGGCTGATTTGCGGGGGGCAAATTTAGCGGGGGCAAATTTTACAGGTGCGAACTTATTATGTGCAGAGTTAGAAGGGGCAAATTTAAGCGGAGTTAAGTTAGACAAAGCTTGTTTAGTGGGTACAGTTATTGAGAAGGGTTTGTAA